A stretch of Castanea sativa cultivar Marrone di Chiusa Pesio chromosome 2, ASM4071231v1 DNA encodes these proteins:
- the LOC142625159 gene encoding uncharacterized protein LOC142625159 — translation MGRIDNPIIGFTEENAQHLHHPHDDALVVSIQIGDYNTHRVLVDNGSSADIQYYPAFQQMRIGRERLILTNAPLIGFGGTKVYPLGSVTLLVTASNYPQQITKNVTFLVVDCSFAYNAILGRPTFNSWKAVTSTYHLMIKFPTGYGVGRYEEIK, via the coding sequence TGGGGCGCATCGATAACCCTATAATTGGGTTCACAGAGGAGAACGCTCAACATCTCCATCATCCACATGATGACGCGCTTGTAGTGAGCATACAAATTGGGGACTACAATACTCACAGGGTCCtggtggacaacgggagctccGCCGATATACAATACTACCCagccttccagcaaatgaggattGGGAGAGAACGGTTGATTCTAACTAACGCACCACTCATTGGATTCGGAGGAACAAAAGTGTACCCACTCGGCTCAGTCACTTTGCTTGTAACCGCCAGCAATTACCCTCAACAGATCACCAAGAATGTCACATTCCTGGTTGTAGACTGTTCATTTGCTTATAATGCCATCCTGGGCCGCCCTACCTTTAATTCATGGAAGGCCGTAACCTCCACTTACcacctgatgatcaagtttcccaccggATATGGAGTTGGGAGGTACGAGGAGATCAAGTAG